A single Desulfovibrio piger DNA region contains:
- a CDS encoding DUF362 domain-containing protein gives MSSSPVVPASAPGVPVALQRLAPDDRSAVAQALPRLLDRAGLASSFSLRSAHVLVKPNLLTATPLACTSPVVVAAVCRWLLDQGARVRVGDSPGFGTATAVARQTGLAEALRPLGLRVEALSAPRPLELPLRRGGPVVFGVARAALESDVIFSLPRVKAHSQMRLTLAVKNLFGCVCGLRKALIHTRQGQDPDFFADCIAALWAGLPPVAAVADGLTAMHVTGPSRGRPFPLGLLGASPSAVALDEALCAVLGLPLSGTPLGAALERREAAGCRRAGWRPDYVLARPEDFDGTGFIVPDELMHTSFRPWRLFKSCLRRLWLARRK, from the coding sequence ATGTCCTCCTCCCCCGTTGTCCCGGCCTCCGCCCCCGGGGTGCCCGTCGCCCTGCAACGCCTTGCTCCCGACGACCGCAGCGCCGTGGCGCAGGCCCTGCCCCGCCTCCTTGACCGGGCGGGCCTGGCCTCGTCCTTTTCCCTGCGTTCGGCCCATGTGCTGGTCAAGCCCAATCTGCTGACAGCCACGCCCCTGGCCTGCACCAGCCCCGTGGTGGTGGCCGCCGTCTGCCGCTGGCTGCTGGATCAGGGGGCCCGCGTGCGGGTGGGGGATTCGCCCGGTTTCGGCACGGCCACGGCCGTGGCCCGGCAGACGGGACTGGCAGAGGCCCTGCGGCCGCTGGGCCTGCGGGTGGAAGCCCTGTCCGCTCCCCGCCCCCTGGAGCTGCCCCTGCGCCGGGGCGGGCCTGTGGTCTTCGGGGTGGCCCGGGCCGCGCTGGAAAGCGACGTCATCTTTTCCCTGCCCCGGGTCAAGGCCCATTCCCAGATGCGCCTGACCCTGGCGGTCAAGAACCTGTTCGGCTGCGTCTGCGGCCTGCGCAAGGCCCTCATCCATACGCGGCAGGGGCAGGATCCCGACTTTTTCGCCGACTGCATCGCCGCCCTCTGGGCCGGTCTGCCGCCGGTGGCCGCCGTGGCCGACGGTCTGACCGCCATGCATGTGACGGGCCCCAGCAGGGGGCGGCCCTTCCCCCTGGGCCTGCTGGGGGCCAGCCCCTCGGCCGTGGCCCTGGACGAGGCCCTGTGCGCGGTGCTGGGCCTGCCCCTGTCCGGCACGCCCCTGGGCGCGGCCCTGGAGCGTCGCGAAGCCGCGGGGTGCCGCCGTGCGGGCTGGCGGCCCGACTATGTGCTGGCCCGGCCCGAAGATTTCGACGGGACGGGCTTCATCGTGCCGGACGAGCTGATGCATACCTCGTTCCGGCCCTGGCGCCTGTTCAAGAGTTGTCTGCGCCGCCTGTGGCTGGCGCGCCGGAAGTAA
- the traT gene encoding complement resistance protein TraT codes for MLLLPACQHRQPAPTDIQVLRQGSLAPADDDTTPVVYVSVRDQSRHVFGLRAEVERLLRAEQYAITDNPSQAGFIIQASVLEAGITDAATARALVEGGYGAPSDLSGKGATLVLSDILLVQRRVPSDKRPKRFMLQNVGSRNARGSSQMRTGLLARREFNVDSGVPALFVSLLAREITSPFSTAPREQAPAQPQAERRP; via the coding sequence GTGCTGCTGCTTCCCGCCTGCCAGCACCGGCAGCCCGCCCCCACCGACATCCAGGTCCTGCGCCAGGGCTCCCTGGCCCCGGCCGACGATGACACCACCCCTGTGGTCTATGTCAGCGTCCGCGACCAGAGCCGCCATGTCTTCGGCCTGCGCGCCGAAGTGGAACGCCTGCTGCGTGCCGAACAGTACGCCATCACCGACAACCCCAGCCAGGCCGGTTTCATCATCCAGGCCAGCGTGCTGGAAGCCGGCATCACCGACGCCGCCACGGCCCGCGCCCTCGTCGAGGGGGGCTACGGGGCACCGTCGGACCTTTCCGGCAAGGGCGCGACCCTTGTCCTTTCGGACATCCTTCTGGTGCAGCGCCGCGTCCCCAGCGACAAACGCCCCAAGCGCTTCATGCTCCAGAACGTGGGCAGCCGCAATGCCCGCGGCAGCAGCCAGATGCGCACGGGCCTGCTGGCCCGGCGCGAGTTCAATGTGGATTCCGGCGTCCCGGCCCTCTTCGTGAGCCTGCTGGCCAGGGAGATCACCTCGCCCTTCAGCACGGCTCCCCGGGAACAGGCCCCGGCGCAGCCGCAGGCCGAGCGGCGCCCCTGA
- the thiE gene encoding thiamine phosphate synthase, translated as MPVILPGQTDIYALTDARLSCGRTLETVVSALLGAGVKIIQYREKHMKSGEMLEECRLMRRLTREAGACFIVDDHVDLAILAEADGVHIGQEDFPLPAVRQLVGPKMCIGLSTHSPEQARAAVAVGADYIGVGPIFATRTKEDVVAPVGFEYLDWVAAHISIPFVAIGGIKEHNIADVARHGARCCALVSELVGAPDIAARVRAVRAAMHQGMEDMIS; from the coding sequence ATGCCTGTGATCCTGCCGGGCCAGACAGACATCTATGCCCTGACCGATGCCCGCCTTTCCTGCGGCCGCACGCTGGAGACCGTGGTCTCCGCCCTGCTGGGCGCCGGGGTCAAGATCATCCAGTATCGTGAAAAACACATGAAATCCGGCGAGATGCTGGAAGAATGCCGCCTGATGCGCCGTCTGACCCGTGAGGCCGGGGCCTGCTTCATCGTGGACGACCATGTGGACCTTGCCATCCTGGCCGAAGCCGACGGCGTGCACATCGGGCAGGAAGATTTTCCGCTGCCCGCGGTGCGCCAGCTGGTGGGCCCCAAGATGTGCATCGGCCTGTCCACCCACAGCCCGGAACAGGCCAGGGCCGCCGTGGCCGTGGGCGCCGACTACATCGGCGTGGGGCCCATCTTCGCCACCAGGACCAAGGAAGACGTGGTGGCCCCGGTGGGCTTCGAGTACCTGGACTGGGTGGCCGCCCACATCAGCATCCCCTTCGTGGCCATCGGCGGCATCAAGGAACACAACATCGCTGACGTGGCCCGGCACGGGGCCCGCTGCTGCGCCCTGGTCTCCGAACTGGTGGGCGCCCCCGACATCGCCGCCAGGGTGCGGGCCGTGCGCGCCGCCATGCATCAGGGGATGGAGGATATGATCTCTTGA
- a CDS encoding glycosyltransferase family 9 protein, producing MRLDALVINLNRFGDLLLSQPLLHDLHRAGRGTTLLCLEKYADTEGLLQFASPLLTVPDRLVSPEQADATRHELQAWARALRADVQADHIINLTPSMSARLLATTLAPAPEAVLGFGLDHKGRPRVDGLWPAFLHAAELRQSNAPFNLADMFRMTGAPLLGGLSGELLSQPGSGLLSELGTEARETARRLLAHAPVIRHGFIGMQLGASEKRRQWPVSHFVELGKRIWQEEGICPVLLGEASERPLADEYARLTGTPFVDVVGQTNIFELGAVLREMAMLVTNNTGTMHLAAGLGLPLLAIFLATAQPCDTGPYLPGSCCLEPTLPCHPCPHDHDCVLGEKCRHHISASIVADLVLAKLTSGQWSEGITTSACREARIWQTATDSRGFITTTCLSDHKADDRTLWLCQQRVYWRRILDDLTSGATEPTPLTHVPLSMACPNYSSQFAARVGKSLSQCAHLLQTLLQECAPLPESFDPTGHPLCMTILQRMQSCPELASMAFFWHQLCQHYQGRGPRFLQAVRLLHAHILRWARSFD from the coding sequence ATGCGTCTGGATGCTCTTGTCATCAATCTGAACCGCTTCGGGGACCTGCTGCTCAGCCAGCCCCTGCTGCACGACCTGCACAGGGCCGGGCGCGGCACCACGCTGCTCTGTCTGGAAAAATACGCGGACACCGAGGGCCTGCTGCAATTCGCCAGCCCCCTGCTCACGGTGCCCGACCGTCTGGTCAGCCCCGAACAGGCCGATGCCACCCGCCACGAGCTGCAGGCCTGGGCCCGGGCCCTGCGCGCCGACGTGCAGGCCGACCACATCATCAATCTGACGCCCAGCATGTCCGCCCGTCTGCTGGCCACGACCCTGGCCCCCGCGCCCGAGGCCGTGCTGGGCTTCGGCCTGGACCACAAGGGCCGCCCGCGCGTGGACGGCCTCTGGCCCGCTTTCCTCCATGCCGCCGAACTGCGCCAGAGCAACGCGCCCTTCAACCTGGCCGACATGTTCCGCATGACCGGCGCGCCCCTGCTGGGCGGCCTTTCCGGCGAGCTGCTCTCCCAGCCCGGCTCCGGCCTGCTCAGCGAACTGGGCACCGAGGCCCGCGAGACGGCCCGCCGCCTGCTGGCCCACGCGCCGGTGATCCGGCACGGCTTCATCGGCATGCAGCTGGGCGCCAGCGAAAAGCGCCGCCAGTGGCCCGTGAGCCATTTTGTGGAACTGGGCAAGCGCATCTGGCAGGAAGAGGGCATCTGCCCCGTCCTGCTGGGAGAGGCCTCGGAACGCCCCCTGGCCGATGAATACGCCCGCCTCACCGGCACGCCCTTCGTGGACGTGGTGGGGCAGACCAATATCTTCGAACTGGGCGCCGTCCTGCGCGAGATGGCCATGCTGGTCACCAACAATACCGGCACCATGCATCTGGCGGCCGGTCTGGGCCTGCCCCTGCTCGCCATCTTCCTGGCCACGGCCCAGCCCTGCGATACCGGCCCCTATCTGCCCGGCAGCTGCTGCCTGGAGCCGACCCTGCCCTGCCATCCCTGCCCGCATGACCATGACTGCGTCCTGGGCGAGAAATGCCGCCATCACATCAGCGCCTCCATCGTGGCCGACCTGGTGCTGGCCAAGCTCACCAGCGGCCAGTGGAGCGAAGGCATCACCACCTCGGCCTGCCGCGAGGCCCGCATCTGGCAGACGGCCACCGACTCGCGCGGCTTCATCACCACCACCTGCCTGTCCGACCACAAGGCCGATGACCGCACCCTCTGGCTCTGCCAGCAGCGCGTCTACTGGCGGCGCATCCTGGATGACCTGACCTCCGGCGCCACGGAGCCCACGCCCCTGACCCACGTGCCCCTGAGCATGGCCTGCCCCAACTATTCCAGCCAATTCGCGGCCCGCGTGGGCAAATCCCTGAGCCAGTGCGCCCACCTGCTCCAGACCCTGCTGCAGGAATGCGCCCCCCTGCCGGAGAGCTTCGATCCCACGGGCCACCCCCTGTGCATGACCATCCTCCAGCGCATGCAGTCCTGCCCGGAACTGGCCAGCATGGCCTTTTTCTGGCACCAGCTCTGCCAGCACTACCAGGGCCGCGGCCCCCGCTTCCTCCAGGCCGTGCGCCTGCTGCACGCCCATATCCTGCGCTGGGCCAGGAGTTTCGATTAA